A genomic window from Armatimonadota bacterium includes:
- a CDS encoding Xaa-Pro peptidase family protein, with protein sequence MRSGQVLRAAREAGVEALIVLTPANTYYVSGFRAITYSRPVLAVVWEHSVLIVPELEASHARQRSRFTEIRTYSDTALGGLSGKSTFQLAIDRTVQAMEELGLQGRAVGFEATAFTVDGHAYLREAWAGPLVPVRGIVEKLRLVKDEDELRLIRIGCELAEHGMGVEVEASVPGATEIEIMARGNAAMLEMAARRYPELHIAAGSRPVSGEKSVLPHSIPSGRRLAPGDVVIHGTGCVVEGYSSEDERTIFVGSPTREQRRLFEVMVRAQQAAIDAIRPGVRCREVDRAARQVIEEAGYGPQFTHRTGHGIGIEIHEAPYFSASDDTVLQPGMVMSVEPGIYVEGVGGFRHSDTVVVTAEGCEVLTKFPKTLTDLVVS encoded by the coding sequence ATGCGCAGCGGGCAGGTCCTGCGGGCGGCGCGGGAGGCCGGGGTCGAGGCGCTGATCGTCCTGACCCCCGCCAACACCTACTACGTGTCGGGATTCCGGGCCATCACCTACTCCCGGCCGGTGCTGGCGGTGGTCTGGGAGCACAGTGTCCTGATCGTCCCCGAACTGGAAGCCTCCCACGCCCGCCAGCGCTCCCGGTTCACCGAGATCCGCACCTACTCCGACACGGCACTGGGCGGCCTCAGCGGCAAGTCCACCTTCCAACTGGCCATCGATCGGACCGTGCAGGCGATGGAGGAGCTGGGCCTGCAGGGCCGCGCCGTCGGCTTCGAGGCCACCGCCTTCACGGTGGACGGTCACGCCTACCTGCGCGAGGCCTGGGCGGGGCCGCTGGTACCGGTCAGGGGGATCGTGGAGAAGCTCCGCCTGGTGAAGGACGAGGACGAACTCCGCCTCATCCGGATCGGCTGCGAGCTGGCCGAGCACGGCATGGGCGTGGAGGTGGAAGCCAGCGTCCCGGGCGCCACCGAGATCGAGATCATGGCCCGCGGCAACGCCGCGATGCTGGAGATGGCCGCCCGGCGCTACCCGGAGCTGCACATCGCTGCCGGCTCGCGGCCGGTCTCCGGCGAGAAGTCGGTGCTCCCCCACTCCATCCCCTCCGGCCGGCGGCTGGCCCCCGGCGATGTGGTCATCCACGGGACGGGCTGCGTGGTCGAAGGATACTCCTCCGAAGATGAACGCACCATCTTCGTCGGGTCGCCCACCAGGGAACAGCGCCGCCTCTTCGAGGTCATGGTGCGCGCCCAGCAGGCCGCCATCGACGCCATCCGTCCCGGCGTCCGGTGCCGGGAGGTGGACCGGGCCGCGCGGCAGGTGATCGAAGAAGCGGGCTACGGGCCGCAGTTCACGCACCGCACGGGCCACGGCATCGGCATCGAGATTCACGAGGCGCCCTACTTCTCCGCCAGCGACGACACGGTCCTGCAGCCCGGGATGGTGATGTCGGTGGAGCCCGGCATCTACGTCGAGGGGGTGGGCGGCTTTCGCCACTCCGACACCGTCGTCGTCACCGCGGAGGGCTGCGAGGTCCTGACGAAGTTCCCCAAGACCCTGACCGACCTGGTGGTCTCATGA
- a CDS encoding GNAT family N-acetyltransferase — MPNSRAPMTVQIQRATARDVRAILPVWGELAGFHAHLDSAFTPSPQWPHEYGAYLRTLIGRDDALAVIARDGDQIIGYAIGRITMLPSFFAHRRRGYIHDVYVRSAYRRRGVGRRLVEEILTWLRHKGVTLVELTVASNNDAVRFWERLGFSTYMFQMKRELGE; from the coding sequence ATGCCGAACTCCCGTGCGCCGATGACCGTCCAGATCCAGCGGGCGACGGCCCGCGACGTACGAGCAATCCTGCCGGTGTGGGGCGAACTGGCCGGGTTTCACGCCCACCTTGATTCCGCCTTCACCCCCTCGCCGCAGTGGCCTCACGAGTACGGCGCCTACCTGCGCACGCTGATCGGGCGGGACGACGCCCTGGCCGTGATCGCCCGCGACGGCGACCAGATCATCGGCTACGCCATCGGCCGGATCACCATGCTGCCGTCCTTCTTCGCCCACCGCCGGCGGGGGTACATTCACGACGTCTACGTCCGCAGCGCCTACCGCCGCCGGGGTGTAGGCCGGCGCCTGGTGGAGGAGATCCTGACCTGGCTGCGCCACAAGGGCGTGACCCTCGTGGAGCTGACTGTGGCCTCCAACAACGACGCCGTGCGCTTCTGGGAACGCCTGGGCTTCTCCACGTACATGTTCCAGATGAAACGCGAGCTGGGAGAGTAG
- a CDS encoding ABC transporter ATP-binding protein translates to MGEAIVQVRGLAKRYGPLTAVAGVSFDVFRGEIFGILGPNGAGKTTTLEMIEGLRRPDAGTALVDGVEVGRDPRGVRERIGVQLQEAGFLERLTVEETLRLFAAFHRRRTSIDALIDRLQLTEKRRAWAGTLSGGQRQRLSIAVALVNNPGLLFLDEPTTGLDPQARRNLWDVIAGFRREGRTVVLTTHYMEEAERLCDRVAIMDHGRIVALDTPQALIRAHAPAPTIRVTLIDGRADFEALPGVRHVEQENGEVALASSDPMKTVQALMDLERTGTLRFHQLRIDEATLEDVFLHLTGRRLRE, encoded by the coding sequence ATGGGTGAGGCCATCGTCCAGGTCCGCGGCCTGGCCAAGCGCTACGGCCCGCTGACCGCCGTGGCCGGCGTGAGCTTCGACGTCTTCCGGGGCGAGATCTTCGGCATCCTGGGCCCCAACGGCGCCGGAAAGACCACCACCCTCGAGATGATCGAAGGGCTGCGGCGCCCCGACGCCGGCACGGCCCTGGTGGACGGGGTCGAGGTGGGGCGCGATCCGCGCGGCGTCCGCGAGCGCATCGGCGTCCAGCTCCAGGAGGCGGGGTTCCTCGAACGCCTGACGGTGGAGGAGACGCTGCGCCTGTTCGCGGCTTTTCACCGCCGCCGGACCTCGATCGACGCCTTGATCGACCGTCTGCAACTCACGGAGAAGCGGAGGGCCTGGGCCGGGACGCTCTCCGGCGGGCAGCGGCAGAGGCTGTCCATCGCCGTCGCCCTGGTCAACAACCCGGGCCTCCTGTTCCTGGACGAGCCGACCACGGGGCTGGATCCCCAGGCCCGGCGCAACCTCTGGGACGTCATCGCCGGATTTCGCCGCGAGGGCCGCACCGTCGTCCTCACCACCCATTACATGGAGGAGGCGGAGCGGCTCTGCGACCGGGTGGCGATCATGGACCACGGGCGCATCGTGGCTCTGGACACTCCGCAGGCGCTGATCCGGGCCCACGCCCCGGCGCCGACGATCCGCGTCACGCTCATCGACGGACGGGCAGATTTTGAGGCGCTGCCCGGTGTCCGGCACGTGGAGCAGGAGAACGGGGAAGTAGCGCTGGCCTCGTCGGATCCGATGAAGACCGTGCAGGCCCTGATGGATCTCGAGCGCACCGGGACACTGCGCTTCCACCAGCTGCGGATAGACGAGGCGACGCTCGAGGATGTCTTCCTGCACCTCACCGGCCGGAGGCTGCGGGAATGA